CCTGATGATCAACCTTCTGATGCCGTTTAACTGTTTGCATACAACGAGCAGAGAAGTTACAGCCATCCACATCACAATGATAAGCCAACACTGCATTATGGAACTCACGATGCCTTGTCAAATCTGATTGCATCTTGCAGCTAATTAAACCAAAATTCATTGGATCATTACTAGGGAATTAACTATcacaatagagcagttttcaaatgactgtcgaaagttattatgtgattgcgattgctacgcttagtgattggcttaaaagactagcgccagtttttcagccaatgagaatcaaaaccaaaaccaatcgcaccatgtacgtgtgatttttcccgcaccttgagcgagttacaggtgattgccaAGAATTGTGATTAGtccatcgcgctgtctgctcctgttatgattggtcagagtaattgctttggttttggtttttcgacagtcatttgaaaaccgctctacttAAGAATAACAATCACTTCTTACACATCATAACTACAAAGTCAAGCCCTGATTTTGTTCCTTAttcattaaataataatattttgaagTTGGACTTTATACTATTTTATTATACTTAGTCCTTACGATTGTGTGGAAACAGTattgtaagaacaaaaaaagaaaaaacttgacAATGTTgttatcaatcaatcaatcaaacaaaCTTACGTGTAGCTGCACACATCACATTTGAATGGTCTTTCTTCTGAATGCCTAAACTTGACGTGTTGCTTGAGGGCAGAGGCATTGGGGCATGTCATATTGCAATACTCACATTTCACATTATTCACTgccgaaaaaaataaaaaataaaaaaacacaacaTCAAGTTAACTTTATTTCAAACTAAGGTGAAAGGAGATTTCCTCAGTATTGTGAAATCTTGAAAGGAAAACTTAACAGCAACATTTAATTTGTCCCTGTAGTAGGACATTTTCTGTaaaatatttaagcaatagaaaacattttccgtgtgtgcatagcctgatataaacactcaagggcttgggagaattcgagacatttatgcaaacatGAGACGAAGtagagggtttgcataactgttgagaattctcccaaccccttcagattttatatcaggctatgcaaacacgggaaaaaagtttcctattgcttttataaaataacttcctctaaaaactacaacgcgggaatagatgaaaaattcattttacttatcaaaacgtatcttcctacaacattaatttggcaatgggatttctcaactcaccaatcaaaactctgatcaatcaaaatttaaactctctctCGAGGTGgtgtgtgtacaactttacgtcacacaaccgtgtttacatactctcatgcaaacacgcctctcggccaatcagagcgcgcgtactatcttagttattttataaacaaGTGTGTAATTTGTTAGATTTGCATGCTGTTCAGAACCAATTCCCCTTTATAATACCAGAAGAGAGATGTGGTTGAGGGTTTGCCTCACTTTGCCAACAGGGCGCTGCGTAAAAACATATTGCAAAATTATAGTGGACCAAATCTAACATTTTCATAGTTGATTAAAGTACATAAGTTGACTTGTTTTAAGCTTTCATTTAAATCTGTTGTTTAAAACATACCATGGTGCCTCATGTGATCTCGCAGTATACGCTCTGAGCCACAGTGTTTCAGGCAATGTGAACATTGAAAACTCTCATCTGCAAAAAGACCAGTGAAGGGAAACCTTTGTTATTGACCCTGAGTACAAGAATAACTAAGAAATAAGGATATCATTATAACAAAAATTACCATTTTGTTTAATGAGCtgattagttattattattcagCTCATCAAACAAACTGTGTCATTTGTTATAACAATAATCTTATTTCTTGGTGACTGAGGTTAAAGAAAATGTTGTCCATTATCAGTGACTATTTCAGGATTTGAGGTACCTTCTAGAGCTGATTCAAAAGCTAAGGTATTGCGTTCATTGGCGCAAAAACTTTTCAAGTTTGCTGTAATATTACAAATCTAAAAGGGTAATCCAATAGGAGGATGAAATAATTTCTACAAGAGAACGATTCCTTATCTTTCTTTGCAAACTTGTGGTAAGGCTTATCAGAGAATCTCTTCCAATCCAACCAGTGTATTATTCTGACCTTTACATGGTTCTAGGCTACACTTAACTttaggaaaaataaaatgaataatttattacaaataCTTACACCCAGATGAATTTTGACGGACTAAGTGATCTACAAGCTTTGTTCTGCTTGAAAACATTCCACCACAGGTCTTGCATGCAAATATCTTCTCTTTAGTATGACTGCGACAATGTTCCTTAAGCTTGTAATGATTTGTAGCTGTGAAATTGCATCCTTAAAAAGATTAAAAATCCTTAAAAATGACTGCTACAAAGTATTAAGTGAATATAATATAGTTCATATTGTGATTGACCACAGTATTCTGTATATATGTTCTCTACTAAGTACTTTGGTTTACACTTTTTCTGTAGTATCCAACGATAATAAGATAACGATTACTAATAATAGCGATACACCTTATCTTTTGCCTTGATTAAGTGTGTGACTGGTCAGTGTTGTTCAAGACTGAATTAGCCAAATCCAGAGGCCAACAGCTGCACAGTTAGCTTAGATTAATACTAATCTGGGTCAAGTTTGTAAGGCAGGGTTTAGCACTAATCCCAGCTTAAGTGGTATCAAAACCTGTTGGTTGTGATGATACTGTACTTATAACCTGGCTTAGAACTAACCCTGCTTCAAACAATTCAGCTCAATTGGACGAAACTCAACACATACATTCAGGCTTCTACTTCAAGATCAAACTAGGACCACGTTTGTATGTAAGGGTGATCTTACCAATACTATGACCCAGCTCTTGAAATATCAAGACTTTTATCAAATAATAAGTCTTCTAAAAGAGAAAACAAGATGGCGTCCGATTGAACGAGGAAATTAACCTTACCTTCCCACTGGCAAGTCACAACGTATTTTTTCCGGCCATCATCTCTAATTTCAAACAATGATTTATCCACAGCCAAAGCATGACTATCTACATGTCGATAGAATAGCGATGGACAATTAAATTCAACGCTGCATTCTTTCCACTCGCAGAGGAAAGGTTCCGTATTTTCAGGAATTAGATTCCGACTTTGGCTATCCAAAGTGCAAAGtgacaagttcatttctttttgtttcttgaatCCTTCAACCTTTATCTTTGTGTGGAAGGCATGGAAGAAAACGTGGCGAATTAAGTCGCCAGCGTCCAAAGGAGAATCCCAACAACATTCTTTCCAGCTACAAGCATAGTTGTCGGGAACTGCGTCTTCGGAAGTACCTCTGTTATACTGTGGTAATACTTCACGTAGATGGCTCTCAATGTGCTCCCTGAACTCATGAAATTCCGAGGAAGGAAATGCTCCGTCGCAAGAACCCCATTCACATTCAAGAACTTCcatttgttttcttaaaataattattgcaaaagaaacaaaattcctAAAACACCCGCGAAACCGACCGCGAAACCTAACTCAGCGGTCTTATTAGTAATTAGGTAGGTACTACATATCAGCCTTCGTCTTGCGGCATGTGTTCTTTCTTGGGTATTTGGATGAAGTTAGTCTCTGTATAGTCTCTTAGCCCCTAAAAATATGTTAGCCCTCTTATTTTTCTGAATAGCTGTGAGAGTTAATGTGCTGAGAGATAAAATtttgtatttaatataaattaaAATGACAGCAGGTCCACTATCAACAGTCAGCGAGAATGAGTGTGTAATTGGATTGTTGAAAGGAAATCATTAACAAAAGTTATGGTGAAAGGGGTATTAGAGGAAGTAAAACATGCAAAGTCAATCCTCTACCTCAGATTGGGGTTAcagaagaaaggaaaggaaactcCTTGCAACAATGAATgcttaattaaaaataaataaataaataaaaacagatGTACAACAAGAATTAGTAGAGATGAGGAATTTTCCTAAAACAGAAGGAAAGTCAAACcaactgaaaattaaaaaaggatTAGCATAATAAGTACATACAAAATAATATTCTTGTAATTCACAAGTTTTAATATAGGGGATCCTAGTTGCAATTCGATACCATGAAAGCCACAAAGGTTGCTAGTGGAACTgctgatattattattaatacagtAAAAATATTGCTCTCTTATTACACTGGATGCCTGTGAGGGTTACCGATATGTTTATCAGTGTAATaagtaataacaaaaataacatttaAAAGATTCTAATGatggtaatgataataacaataataacgtGACATGTGCGCGTATAATTATCAACGCGCACATATCATGTGACAAATGATTGACGTTTCATGTGACAGGGGAGACCACTAAAGGCTGTTTTTGAAAAAACCTCGTGTTCAGTAGACTGTCACGTCTATTTTGTAAGCAAGTTATGGCTATACACCAGGCTAGCTAAATCCAAATTAtacaattaaaagaaatatccACCCAATATCACAGGCTGATATTAAAATCTCTGATTGTGTCATTGTTAAGCTAATGAGCACCAATATAGCCAAGAATATTATAATGAGATTTGTTTGTCCTCGAGCAGCCTAGTAAGTGAAGTTTTTGGCATCTATTGACATTGATACTTTATTAAATGAGTTATTTGTAGATTCAGATCGGAATAACTTTTAAATCCATGTGTTAATTGCTATCGTAATACTTCAGTATATCAATGTCCACTTTTGAATACCTCGcacccagaaaaaaaaataacagttatCATGAGAAAAGCATAGTTGAAAATAAACCGATACAAATTCCTTTCTGAAAAACACCTTTGTTGAATTAATTCTCTTTCCAGGAACAGCTGGAACAgcttgaagaaacaatataATGATATTATCTACTCACTTTACACTCGCTGCAACAGGTAAGATGAGAAGAAAAAGTGTTGAAATTTTGATGATTTTACTGCGTAGTAGTGCTTCTATTATGAATAGAAAACATTATGCAGGCAAGTACAGATTTCCAGCTGATAAGGGGATTGGAAGTCCCGCTATTTCTGGATTGTTGTCCAATGTGAGTGTTGCAATTTACATCCCAGAGGTTAAAAGGGTTGATATCCCATCAAAGCCTTTATCTTTTTAAGGCTTTGCTATCTCTGCTAATAAGAAGTCCTCGTCACTGCGATTATCACTGCTGCACTGTGAATGCACAATTTTTGTATTAGTTTACTTTCTTTGATGTTCCTTTCTTCTAAGTGAAGCCACTGCTTCAGGAAAAGAAGTCATGGTTGCTGAGGACATAAGAACGTTTCCTTTCCAGTGGATGGAAACCCAAAACCTCACATCAGTTTCGAGGTACATGTGCAGGGTTTAGTGAAGTAGGTGAAACGCCAATGTTTATGGTAAGAaattggaagcaagaaaaaGTGGTGCTACACCTGTGTTGCAAGTAACTCTCCAGGCTGAAAACCAGTTGGTAAGCACCGCTCAAATTATAAGCATCCTGAGTTTcaatatcataattattttctctGGTGCCAAGGTTTTCCTTTAGATCTTTTCTCAGTAGGGATGGCATCAGTCAAAGGGACTGACAAAAACGACGCATTTCTGTGACGTCCTTTGCAGATTGACGTCTTAAAACAATTAGTATCTTTTCGGAGAGCATGAATTTTCAACATTTGACCAACACAACATTATCACGAAATTTTTAATACTGCAACGAAAACCATGCTTAGTATGCGCATTAAACAAACATGACATCAAGTCCATGTGTATGCACATGACGTGGATTGGCCTACTGCACAGCTATAAAGTAGCTTTAATTAGATATTCTTTAATTTATAAATCTACTTGTGTGCCATTGGGAATTGAGAATTATCTTTAACACATCTAGCTGACAATCCTGTTACTTTTATCTTCCACTGACAGAAGAAAGATTAGCCTGTCCTACAAGTGCACCAAGTTAGTGGTAACAGAGTCGAGACGATATGGGGAATGCTATTACAGACAGAACAATTTCAAGCATTCAAATCCTCGAGGTTCGCGTACAGTGCGTTGTCGTAGATATGCATATTGATCAACCtctgcaaaataaaaacaattcaATGCCAAATCAAGCCAAATCTTTTTGTCCTATTATAGTATTACAAACATATTGTAAGCAATCAAAAGGTTTCGGTCAGCGTGACAAATTTATCGTTCCAATCCTTATTTGTTGGAAGGACACTGATCTGCGATATGCCATTCTATGAATGCATAGCTTCAGGGATTGACTAGTACATTTCAAAGTTGCTATTTGCAGGGGCTTAACTTTGTGACGCTCCTTggcccagttgctcaaagcccgattaagctaatcctggattagtaaaaaattttaattgttatttatttatcgataaaggaggatttttcacaagattaacgtttaggaaaagatatttgtaatttataaccttattagGCCACGATTTTGTGACAAACGGGCCTCctatagcaattaaaatttacaccaacctaggattagcttaatcgggcttcgaacaactgggccctgtatTTTAGTACCTAAAGACAGAAAGACTTATACGTGAACGAGACTGAGACGAAGGCGAAAACAATGGCTCATTCCTCTTATCCAGCCAGGGGTTCCTGGACTTTGTCACGTTTGCGAATTGGATTTCTTAGTTATCTACCGTTTTCCGAAACATTTTCCTTTGGATAATATAGTTTTGGTCTTTCGTCAATAAAACAACCTCTGATTTCAGGTGATAACAGCTTTGCGGTCTTTCAAGTAAGTAGAGTTTAAATAATTTTCTGAATGGTTTGTCGAATTTATAAATAGAGCACTAATTTTAAGTGGATTAGAATAATTTCAATGCTTGATGAAGGGCAATGAGAGGGCTGTTTTTCTTCTGTGTAATAAACAGAAAGCATTCTTTGTTGAATAGTTTATTGTTCAATCTGACCTTGTGCTGGTTTTCCATGCGTTTAAGCTGCTGTGTTAAATCGCTGAATGATGGTCTGTCCTCTGGCTCACTTTGCCAGCAATTCATCATGATTTGATACCTTGAAAAATGTTTACATTTCATCAGTATTTCAGCTGCACCTAACCTTTAGGGCTGTTTTCCTGATTTATTTCTTATTGAGAAGAGGGAATAATTTTGATTACAATCCACTTTGACTTCAAGGTACTTTTTCCTCGGAAAACGCATAGCCTATGCACCAAAGAACGTCCAACGATGACGAGAAAATCTGAATGATGTTGGCATCCCTGTTTCTTACATCAGGGATATCTGTAATCAGTTTTTCGCCTTTGGTTGGACAATAAATGTATTTTCTCACGTTATGCGCAAGGTGTCGGGATTACAGCATGTGTTATCAGGTTCATTAGGCAGCACACTTGAATATTTGTCATTCGGGTATATTAAGGGGTTTTTTCGCTGTCCAAGTTCACTCGACGGCAAATCTCCTTTGCATTACcgtaaatttttcttttatctgagCTGCAGTGTTGTTTCTGACGGTCAGGTGACATGGGAATGAGTTAGTCaatattctgacggcacgatGCCGGAGGGTCGTGTGGGATTGTGGGATAGGTTAGGACTATACAGTAGTTTCGCGGGAGGTTCTTGTGGTACTACGTTTGTTCAGTCGCTGATGTTACGACTTTATGCTTAAGTTTTAGGAACTGCACTGTCGCCATATTTTTCCCCGAGTATCCTATCCTCAGGGTCTGGTGCCGTTGCATTAACtggggaatacgtttccacataaACTTTTGCACCCCAAAGGGTggctttttttttgtggtttttcgAATCTGGTGCGGCATCATTAATCGGATCATTGGCGACAGTAATGCAGTATATTGTGTACTTTCATGATATGCTTTGTCTAACGTCCAGGAGCTCATTTTATTCGTTGTACTAACTGAAGTATCCCTATAAACTATTTCTCATATCGAATTCTTGTTAGTGTTGTCCGAATTCAGAATTAACCTGTTCGCAAGAAATGTAGCTTAATTTAGTTATACAAAGTTGCGGCACTAGACCTGTTGTTCTGTAAGCCCGTGTTATCAGCAGTTATGTCTGAccaataaacgagatgcccaTTCCTGGCTTTGGTCTGAGTTATGGAGTTCagtatgaaaatgatttgttctCGTTTCACTGCAGAGTGATTAGAGAACAAAGTATACTTCTTCAGAAGGTCCTCAAAGGGTTTGATTGTTGGCTGATCATGGTATGACGTTTGCATATCGCTGAGAAGTATGAGCAAGGAAATTCTAAACACTCACAACTCATCGTCAACGTGCTCTGGTTTCGGCATCCTGTATCCTTGCTGAAGCAAGTTTGCAATTTTGCTGCCCTCCATTCGTGGATATGGTGAAccaccttaaaaaaaaacaaagaagaaaaagaaagtcttTGTACCACTTGGTATACGCGATTCGTGATAGGGCATAAATGAATCACTAAACaaataatatgaaaacaaaaaaaaaagaaaggaaaagacatATGTAGTAAATTTATACGACTCACacataacaaaaacaaagtaaacaacCTCAGTTGAAGTTATCCATCTGTTCTATTCTCGAGAAAAGATGACGGGTATTTATCTCGGAACAGTCAATCATTAAAGAATCATCTCgtgtatttattttaataataagCATTTACCTATAGTAGAAATCTCGTAAAGAACAACTCCATAACTCCATCTGTTGGAAAGAAAGGACTATGTCAGATAAATTTTACACAATTTTCACGTCATCTCTCTAATGGTATAAAAGTAGCATACTTATAAAAAACACATAAATTCTTACACAtcactttttgttgtgtattgtCCATACAACAGAGATTCATATGCTGTCCACTTCACCGGCAGCCGACCCTTGTTATGTTAAAAGAACATAGAGATAAAGAGAAAGATACTTCTTTTTTCCATTTGTGAaaagagttcagcttaattcaTATTCAAAAGCAGTAGTTTTGGGATGTGTTTATTACAAATATACCCTACTTTCGATCTttagggagggagagagagggaGGGAGATCTAGAGAGAGGGGCTAAATAGCTAATAttatcacatacggggcaaaattactgagtgctgattggctgagacagcgTGCATTTTTTCTTCATCAAGAGGGCggttttggtaatcaagagggcatggttacttgatcctgattggttGCTAAGCAACGAGGTTATagctaagatttgttgctgattaaaattttctgcaacaatggcttAACGTTTTGTAGAAGCCGACGAAGAGTTTATTGAAGAGTGCGaataaaagcacaaaaaaagtacggactactggactaaaattttccagcaatgggcaaagacgaaagaaaaaaaatgagcaacttgaaagctacgaagtaccaaAGATCAACgaagccctcgataattttgcccttgatgtgataaacaagtaatagcaagTGCCttcgggcaattaaggattaatttcacttgtattttcaaagttttccaaatccaaattttgtaaaaactttgaaaatacgtgtgaa
Above is a genomic segment from Acropora muricata isolate sample 2 chromosome 1, ASM3666990v1, whole genome shotgun sequence containing:
- the LOC136889712 gene encoding histone H4 transcription factor-like, whose amino-acid sequence is MEVLECEWGSCDGAFPSSEFHEFREHIESHLREVLPQYNRGTSEDAVPDNYACSWKECCWDSPLDAGDLIRHVFFHAFHTKIKVEGFKKQKEMNLSLCTLDSQSRNLIPENTEPFLCEWKECSVEFNCPSLFYRHVDSHALAVDKSLFEIRDDGRKKYVVTCQWEGCNFTATNHYKLKEHCRSHTKEKIFACKTCGGMFSSRTKLVDHLVRQNSSGYESFQCSHCLKHCGSERILRDHMRHHVNNVKCEYCNMTCPNASALKQHVKFRHSEERPFKCDVCSYTCKMQSDLTRHREFHNAVLAYHCDVDGCNFSARCMQTVKRHQKVDHQGFELYRYECHVCGQRYTRGTGLTNHLKKKHKFSWPAGHPRFRYKECDDGICRLQTVRFESLHLSQQMNELDGAESTGSAAADSPMGSAESPGYSDHCPETPRTGSPSSNTGEQFEGHHFQNFLQQYDLNSSSNCSDGQNKQNELVGPIRSYTYQQRGKTIVHPYVRPDSAELDLPQTLLDLQDAAIRLANGQHANII